The following are encoded in a window of Rosa chinensis cultivar Old Blush chromosome 4, RchiOBHm-V2, whole genome shotgun sequence genomic DNA:
- the LOC112197664 gene encoding S-adenosylmethionine decarboxylase proenzyme produces MSMAGSAIGFEGYEKRLEIAFFEPSIFRDPEGRGLRSLSKSQLDEFLGQAECTIVSSLSNDEVDSYVLSESSLFVYSYKIIIKTCGTTKLLLAIPPILKLAESIDLTVRSVRYTRGSFIFPGAQSFPHRNFSEEVSTLDAYFGKLGGGSRAYMMGGSDGPQKWHVYSASAEPVSLVDPVYTLEMCMTGLDKQKASVFYKSESSSAAGMTNDSGIRRILPDSDICDFEFDPCGYSMNAIEGAAISTIHVTPEDGFSYASFESAGYDFNELNLNQLTERVLACFKPSEFSIAVHSDVAVKSLQQICSLDLKGYCREESSHEELGVGGFIVHYRFLKTEACGSPRSTLKGCWKEEDEDYESS; encoded by the coding sequence ATGTCGATGGCGGGTTCTGCAATTGGATTTGAAGGATATGAAAAGAGGCTGGAAATTGCATTTTTTGAACCAAGTATCTTTCGTGATCCTGAAGGAAGGGGTCTTCGATCCCTGTCCAAATCCCAGCTGGATGAGTTTCTTGGACAAGCTGAGTGCACTATTGTCTCCTCACTGTCGAACGATGAAGTCGACTCATATGTTCTTTCGGAGTCAAGCCTCTTTGTTTACTCCTACAAGATCATCATCAAAACTTGTGGGACGACTAAGTTGCTCCTAGCAATCCCACCTATCCTGAAGTTAGCTGAAAGCATTGATCTCACCGTGAGATCTGTGAGGTATACTCGTGGGAGCTTCATTTTCCCAGGAGCACAATCATTCCCTCACCGAAACTTCTCCGAAGAAGTTTCTACTCTTGACGCTTACTTTGGGAAGCTTGGGGGAGGCAGCAGAGCTTATATGATGGGTGGGTCTGACGGACCTCAGAAATGGCATGTGTATTCTGCTTCAGCTGAACCAGTTAGCTTGGTTGATCCTGTATACACCCTAGAAATGTGCATGACTGGTCTGGACAAGCAAAAGGCTTCTGTTTTCTACAAATCTGAGTCAAGCTCAGCAGCTGGAATGACTAATGATTCTGGAATCCGAAGGATCTTACCAGATTCTGATATTTGTGATTTCGAGTTTGACCCCTGTGGTTATTCGATGAATGCCATTGAAGGAGCGGCAATTTCAACCATTCATGTTACACCAGAAGATGGTTTTAGCTATGCTAGTTTTGAATCTGCAGGATATGACTTCAATGAGTTGAATCTTAACCAGTTGACTGAGAGGGTTTTGGCTTGTTTCAAACCGAGTGAGTTCTCCATTGCTGTGCATTCTGATGTTGCAGTCAAGTCACTCCAGCAAATTTGTTCATTGGATTTGAAGGGATACTGTCGCGAAGAGAGCAGCCACGAGGAGCTTGGAGTGGGTGGTTTCATTGTTCATTACAGGTTCCTCAAGACTGAGGCCTGTGGTTCTCCAAGATCAACTCTAAAAGGCTGCTGGAAAGAGGAAGATGAGGACTACGAATCCTCTTGA